The DNA region TTCTTCTAAAATATAAGCTACGCTATCACCAACAGCTGGAGTTGGCGCAAGTGATAGATCGATAATTCCAAATTGGGTATTTAATCGTTTGGCTGCTTCTTGAGCGACTAATTGACCTACACGAGTTATTTTAAAGGCCGTTTTTTTAATTGTTTCAGCGACTACACCCATATCTTGACCACGTACTGCTTCTAGAGCGTGTTTTACAACACCAGGGCCAGAAACGCCAACGTTGATAACTGTTTCAGGTTCGGTTACACCATGAAAAGCTCCGGCCATAAAGGGGTTATCAGGCACAGAATTGCAAAAAACAACTAATTTAGCGCAAGCAATAGCATCACGGGTTTTTGTAAGTTCGGCTGCTTGTTTAATAATTTGCCCCATTTTAGCTACGGCATCCATATTAATACCTGATTTAGTAGAGCCGATACTTACGGAAGAACAGACAATATCTGTAGTTGCTAGAGCTTCAGGAATTGAGTTGATTAGAGCAATATCAGCATCGGTATAGCCTTTTTCTACTAGTGCGGAAAAACCACCAATAAAATTAACCCCTACGGCCTTAGCTGCTCGATCAAGAGCATGGGCTAGAGGTGTAAAGTCTTTAGCATTACAGCTAGCACCGATAATAGATATCGGCGTAACGGAAATACGTTTATTAATAATCGGTACACCAAACTCACGCTCTAAGTCTTCGCCAGTGCGGACTAAGTGTTGGGCGCGGCTAGTGATTTTATCATAAATTTTATTAGCCGTGGTTTTAATATCTAAACTGCTACAATCGCAAAGGTTAATTCCCATGGTAATTGTACGGACATCGAGATTATGCTCAGTAATCATGCGATTAGTATCAAGAATATCTTGCATTGAAAAATTCCACATTTCTAGAAAACTCCTTTAGTTTTTATTATGACAGTTACTAGCAAGTTATAGAATTTGCTTAGTAGTTTTGTTTGGACAAGGTTATTAAAGCTTTGGATAAAATAAATGCAATTGTTGAGGGATAAATTTAATTAAATTCTATGCATAATTTGGAAGATGTCTTCGTGTTGTACTTTTATTTCAACACCATACTCACTGCCTTTTTCTTTTAAAATAGCTTGGAAAGCTTGCAAGTCAGTAGTAGCGTTACTCATGTCAGCAATCATAACCATATTAAAATAGCCATCTAAAATATTTTGGTTGATATTTAAGATATTTACTTGATTTTCAGCGAGCACCCCACTCACCATTGCTATGATTCCTACGCGGTCTTTACCAACAATACTTAAAACTATACGCATTTAAAATTGACCTCCTTAATAAAATGTAATAAAAAGCGATATACCAATTATGATATAATTTATAAAATTATATCATAATAAAGGATAATAACAATAGTTT from Succinispira mobilis DSM 6222 includes:
- a CDS encoding PFL family protein; translated protein: MWNFSMQDILDTNRMITEHNLDVRTITMGINLCDCSSLDIKTTANKIYDKITSRAQHLVRTGEDLEREFGVPIINKRISVTPISIIGASCNAKDFTPLAHALDRAAKAVGVNFIGGFSALVEKGYTDADIALINSIPEALATTDIVCSSVSIGSTKSGINMDAVAKMGQIIKQAAELTKTRDAIACAKLVVFCNSVPDNPFMAGAFHGVTEPETVINVGVSGPGVVKHALEAVRGQDMGVVAETIKKTAFKITRVGQLVAQEAAKRLNTQFGIIDLSLAPTPAVGDSVAYILEEIGLESCGAPGTTAALAMLNDAVKKGGLMASSYVGGLSGAFIPVSEDAGMIKAVSCGSLTLEKLEAMTCVCSVGLDMIAIPGDTSAQTISAIIADEAAIGMINNKTTAVRLIPVPGKGAGEIVEFGGLLGYCPILPVNKFSADKFIARGGRIPAPVRSLTN
- a CDS encoding ACT domain-containing protein, producing the protein MRIVLSIVGKDRVGIIAMVSGVLAENQVNILNINQNILDGYFNMVMIADMSNATTDLQAFQAILKEKGSEYGVEIKVQHEDIFQIMHRI